Proteins from one Gammaproteobacteria bacterium genomic window:
- a CDS encoding tetratricopeptide repeat protein: MITVRIQVLAPTLLLLLSSTAHAVDSPQLAQANTLLAQHRPVQALALLEETMAADAGDPQYDRLLGQAALAANKPNLAVFALERVVLTQPDDTDARLALVRAYIELGEFRQAKTELTQLPVSRDPSLYHIAQQYMRQINYGIRQQQRDFALVVSMGAGRDSNANSATDIDQFLGANLSTNSQATASDTSSLLLSAAAALPLSKKWRNETSAQFFHQEFSDASFVNTDSVSLTNSLNYQSSRRSQEQWVLQAMHTEVDQQLNNRQASVQFNHAYTLDTGSLTLTVKTGQTRYDDKYAIRNIQQHSGGLRYAYQLGSLSGNVALLTGQDRPIDNQSPYSRQFNAAQLGFMWNQGKTNTIASINYVQSVYDSTFFGIDRNDNNVGASLRLNYKLGAKWTAGPSLTIMRNQSSVDLYDYDRNQAMVFISHQII; this comes from the coding sequence ATGATCACGGTTAGAATACAGGTCTTGGCGCCAACACTCTTGCTATTGCTGAGTTCCACCGCGCATGCGGTTGACTCTCCACAATTGGCACAAGCAAACACGCTACTGGCCCAACACCGCCCCGTGCAAGCGCTGGCACTATTAGAAGAGACCATGGCAGCCGATGCCGGCGACCCTCAATACGATCGTCTGCTGGGCCAGGCAGCACTGGCCGCCAACAAACCCAATTTAGCCGTTTTCGCCCTCGAACGGGTCGTACTGACCCAGCCTGACGATACTGACGCCCGCCTGGCCTTGGTGCGTGCCTATATCGAACTGGGCGAATTCCGCCAAGCTAAAACCGAATTAACCCAACTGCCAGTGTCCCGCGATCCGTCCCTGTACCACATTGCCCAACAGTACATGCGGCAAATCAATTACGGCATACGTCAGCAACAGCGAGACTTCGCCCTGGTGGTATCGATGGGCGCAGGCCGCGACAGCAACGCCAACAGCGCCACTGACATTGACCAATTCCTGGGCGCCAATTTGTCAACCAATAGCCAGGCAACCGCCTCGGATACCAGCAGCCTGCTCCTCAGCGCCGCTGCGGCATTACCCCTGAGCAAAAAATGGCGCAATGAAACCTCTGCGCAGTTTTTCCACCAGGAATTTAGCGATGCCAGCTTCGTCAACACCGACAGCGTCAGCCTCACCAACAGTTTGAACTATCAGTCCAGCCGTCGCAGCCAGGAGCAGTGGGTGTTGCAAGCCATGCATACCGAGGTGGATCAACAGCTAAACAACCGCCAGGCCAGCGTACAGTTCAACCACGCCTACACCCTGGACACCGGCTCGCTGACCCTGACGGTCAAAACCGGCCAAACCCGTTATGACGACAAATACGCCATTCGCAACATCCAGCAGCACAGCGGTGGGCTGCGCTACGCCTATCAATTGGGAAGCCTGAGCGGCAACGTGGCCTTACTGACTGGTCAGGATCGCCCCATCGACAACCAGTCCCCCTATAGCCGCCAATTTAACGCAGCCCAACTAGGTTTTATGTGGAATCAGGGCAAAACCAACACAATCGCCTCGATCAATTATGTCCAAAGTGTGTACGACAGCACGTTTTTTGGCATCGATCGGAACGATAACAATGTAGGAGCGTCACTGCGTTTGAACTACAAGTTAGGCGCTAAATGGACTGCAGGCCCCAGCCTGACCATTATGCGCAATCAATCCAGTGTCGACCTGTACGACTACGATCGCAATCAGGCGATGGTTTTTATCAGTCACCAAATCATCTAA
- a CDS encoding fused response regulator/phosphatase, whose amino-acid sequence MKILIVDDENTNCLVLKGMLEKDGHSVIVAEDGAQAVERFRENSPEMVLMDIMMPVMDGYEATKIIKSICGDAFVPVIFLTALSGEDAMVSCIEHGGDDFLRKPYDRNILQAKISALSRIRELYNTVHKQNLELQAFQEHTIREHEVAEKIFENVMVYGKNRKVECAQTLRQSAEAFNGDLVLAAGNPSGGVNVLVGDFTGHGLAAAIGALPVSDVFYKMTNKGFSIGEIVPEINSKLRDLLPAGRFLAVCLLEVDADCRRLQVWNGGLPDVLITRGNEGIVQRIESNQLPLGVQPTASLCREPDVLQIAPGDRVHVYSDGVIEAVNEAGVMYGQEQLEALIERPQTNYASELQAELASFRGLAPQADDVTYTCIHCEPEKMNASENSSPHRLRPMSAWKTSMELGHDALRDTDPLPILLQMVAELQGQSSHRVHLFTILSELFNNALEHGVLGLTSGMKNSEEGFAHYYEEREKRLRNLKEGAIRIELKNIPVEMGGYLEILVWDSGKGFNEHELNLAEGDGTIMAGRGLALVAALCSKLEFSQAGNAVKATYLWKNS is encoded by the coding sequence ATGAAGATTCTTATCGTCGATGATGAAAATACCAATTGCTTGGTGCTCAAAGGCATGTTGGAAAAAGACGGTCACAGTGTGATCGTCGCCGAGGATGGAGCGCAGGCAGTGGAGCGTTTTCGTGAAAACTCTCCTGAAATGGTGCTGATGGACATTATGATGCCTGTCATGGATGGCTATGAGGCGACGAAAATCATCAAGTCAATTTGCGGTGACGCTTTTGTCCCAGTCATTTTTCTCACGGCTCTGAGCGGTGAAGATGCCATGGTCAGTTGTATTGAACATGGTGGCGACGATTTCCTGCGCAAACCCTACGATAGAAATATCCTTCAGGCGAAAATCTCCGCCTTGTCTCGTATTCGTGAACTGTACAATACTGTTCACAAGCAAAATCTGGAGTTGCAGGCATTTCAGGAACACACCATACGCGAACATGAGGTGGCAGAAAAAATTTTCGAAAATGTCATGGTGTATGGCAAAAATCGCAAGGTTGAATGCGCCCAAACACTACGTCAATCCGCAGAAGCATTTAACGGCGACCTGGTGTTGGCTGCGGGTAATCCATCGGGTGGGGTTAATGTACTGGTAGGCGATTTTACCGGTCATGGTTTGGCTGCGGCGATTGGTGCACTACCCGTGTCCGATGTGTTTTACAAAATGACCAATAAGGGTTTTTCCATTGGTGAAATTGTGCCGGAGATTAACAGCAAGCTCCGCGATTTATTGCCGGCCGGCCGCTTTTTGGCAGTATGTTTATTGGAAGTGGATGCCGATTGTCGGCGATTACAAGTGTGGAATGGCGGTTTGCCTGATGTGTTGATTACGCGCGGCAATGAAGGAATTGTGCAGCGCATCGAATCCAATCAATTACCGCTGGGTGTGCAGCCAACAGCTTCGCTCTGCAGGGAGCCAGATGTACTGCAGATTGCGCCAGGTGATCGGGTGCATGTGTATTCCGATGGTGTGATTGAGGCGGTGAATGAGGCTGGGGTAATGTATGGTCAGGAGCAACTGGAAGCCCTGATTGAGCGTCCACAAACAAATTACGCAAGTGAATTGCAGGCTGAATTGGCGAGCTTTCGCGGTTTGGCACCGCAGGCCGATGACGTGACGTATACCTGCATCCATTGTGAACCGGAAAAAATGAATGCTAGTGAAAACAGTTCTCCCCATAGGTTGCGGCCGATGTCAGCCTGGAAAACCAGTATGGAGTTGGGGCACGATGCATTGCGTGACACCGATCCACTGCCGATTTTGTTGCAAATGGTGGCAGAGCTGCAGGGGCAATCCTCACATCGCGTGCATTTGTTTACCATTTTGTCAGAATTGTTTAACAATGCGCTCGAGCATGGCGTGTTGGGTTTGACCTCGGGGATGAAAAATTCCGAAGAAGGCTTTGCGCACTATTATGAAGAACGTGAAAAGCGTTTGCGCAACCTGAAAGAAGGGGCTATCCGGATCGAGTTGAAGAATATTCCGGTTGAAATGGGGGGATACCTGGAAATCCTGGTGTGGGACTCAGGTAAGGGGTTTAATGAGCACGAACTGAATCTTGCTGAGGGTGACGGCACCATTATGGCAGGCAGGGGGTTGGCGCTGGTTGCTGCGCTGTGTAGTAAGTTGGAATTTTCTCAAGCTGGTAATGCAGTTAAGGCCACATATCTGTGGAAAAATAGTTAG
- a CDS encoding methyl-accepting chemotaxis protein translates to MPLIVQTNQAVDKDLLRARELLSEAVGGLQASFRGLSAQAESQVSLVTELVQKSAPDSVADGKSISFSQFAEETNDVLEVFVEQIVSSSKDSMDIVHAVNDLSAKMAHVVKLIGGVQSIADQTNLLALNAAIEAARAGEAGRGFAVVADEVRALSQSSNRFGGEIRQVVDQAMRDIAQVQQTTSKIASKDMTFAITSKERVDHMLTEVSTLNQFISERLTRVSGMSSEIGQNVNDAVRAMQFEDVVRQLLEYVESRVSVVSSLLNDVAAVSSHEEKEQILQRLAQEKKQLAETRKGDHFVKVQQTSMDQGEVELF, encoded by the coding sequence ATGCCGTTGATTGTTCAAACCAATCAGGCGGTGGATAAGGATTTGTTGCGGGCTCGCGAATTGTTGTCTGAGGCGGTAGGTGGGTTACAGGCCAGTTTTCGTGGTCTTAGTGCTCAGGCGGAAAGCCAGGTGAGTCTGGTCACGGAACTGGTACAAAAAAGTGCACCGGATTCGGTGGCTGATGGCAAGTCCATTAGTTTTAGCCAGTTTGCCGAAGAAACCAATGACGTGCTGGAAGTGTTTGTCGAGCAAATCGTTTCCAGCAGTAAGGACAGCATGGATATTGTCCATGCGGTGAATGATTTGTCGGCGAAAATGGCACACGTTGTAAAGTTGATCGGCGGTGTTCAATCGATTGCCGATCAGACCAACTTGCTGGCATTGAATGCGGCGATTGAAGCCGCACGAGCCGGAGAGGCGGGACGGGGATTTGCGGTGGTGGCTGACGAGGTGCGTGCCTTGTCACAGAGTTCCAACCGGTTTGGCGGTGAAATCCGCCAGGTGGTTGATCAGGCCATGCGTGATATTGCCCAGGTTCAACAGACGACCAGCAAGATTGCCTCAAAAGATATGACGTTTGCCATTACCTCGAAAGAACGGGTGGATCACATGCTGACTGAGGTAAGCACACTCAATCAGTTTATTTCAGAACGTTTGACCCGGGTGTCGGGGATGTCCAGTGAAATTGGCCAAAATGTGAATGATGCTGTGCGTGCTATGCAATTTGAGGATGTGGTGCGGCAACTGTTGGAGTACGTCGAAAGCCGGGTGTCGGTAGTATCTTCGTTACTGAATGATGTGGCTGCGGTGAGTTCGCACGAGGAAAAAGAGCAAATCCTGCAACGCTTGGCGCAGGAGAAAAAACAGCTGGCTGAAACGCGCAAGGGCGACCATTTTGTAAAGGTTCAGCAGACATCCATGGATCAAGGCGAAGTGGAACTGTTTTAG
- a CDS encoding TonB-dependent receptor — protein sequence MFCKRFNALNGFVALSLSLTGMPVLAMENSPIHEMAFAGESGFLAAMPVVLTATRISQPVTETPASMTIIDRDMIRASGFRELVDVLRLVPGFQVAHGSGNYFVPTYHGLVDDFPRRMLVQVDGRSVYLPMLSSVDWNYLGVALDDIERIEVVRGSNNSVNGSNAFLGVINIVTRQPFQDPGTTVEVVSGSLYAGNVRQGLRNQSADQTWRALDAREIFVRQGIFVRNWDMRVSASYREDQGFSGVHDSKYIRNVFTRAVGDLGNHSQLDVQLGVSEGRTGVGYENDPMDIGNPVRDVSTRMNYQSLAWSRALTGGDELTVHAYHNYYYQNDTHIYGKLSQALSHELGTPMTSADVDIIFPGITDKNMIVGYLDGEAERYDVEAQRLLRASQAYELVLGAGVRQDSYRSQLMLTSDKTIYDLSVRLFANVNLHVGDSMHVNVGNMVEHNDIVGAFYSSRLGMNYSLTDTRAVRMSFSHSERSPSLLEANVLHSIVLEDGQVITVNRVAADDARTEKLGTIEVGFVEKFERLNTTLDVKLFREQLRDAIFDATDHGYADRPVIVDSGALNNNSPSGVADAPVDNFPFVYLNGVDANLNGVEVQLQYRPQRHTFVGLQYSYIDPEATQLRFINYQGVTAKNKFRDVSNGVPYHTSSLLASYQFRNKWELSGGVYRITEMRWFGDGDLLPAYRRIDARLGKTFKIDNLKARVALVVQNLEKDYEEFRVENKFGQHAYLQGNFSF from the coding sequence GTGTTTTGTAAACGGTTTAATGCGCTCAACGGATTTGTCGCGCTTTCCCTGTCGCTGACAGGCATGCCTGTTTTGGCAATGGAAAACTCTCCCATCCATGAAATGGCGTTTGCCGGCGAGAGTGGTTTTCTTGCAGCGATGCCTGTCGTGTTGACGGCGACACGAATTTCTCAACCTGTGACTGAAACTCCCGCGTCAATGACGATTATTGATCGCGATATGATTCGTGCGTCAGGTTTTCGAGAGTTGGTGGATGTATTGCGTTTGGTGCCAGGCTTTCAAGTGGCGCATGGCAGTGGGAATTATTTTGTGCCGACCTATCACGGTTTGGTGGATGATTTTCCGCGGAGAATGCTGGTTCAGGTTGACGGTCGTTCGGTTTATCTGCCCATGCTTTCCAGCGTCGATTGGAATTACTTGGGTGTGGCGCTGGACGATATTGAGCGCATCGAAGTGGTGCGTGGATCAAATAACTCAGTCAATGGTTCCAACGCATTTTTAGGCGTAATCAATATTGTTACCCGTCAACCATTTCAGGATCCAGGGACCACGGTTGAAGTAGTTTCTGGCTCGCTGTATGCCGGTAACGTTCGTCAAGGATTGAGAAATCAAAGTGCAGATCAGACCTGGCGAGCGTTGGATGCACGGGAAATTTTCGTGCGGCAAGGTATTTTTGTGCGCAACTGGGACATGCGAGTGTCAGCCAGTTATCGTGAAGATCAGGGATTTTCCGGTGTGCATGACAGTAAATATATTCGCAATGTTTTTACTCGCGCGGTGGGGGATTTAGGAAATCATAGCCAGTTAGACGTGCAATTGGGGGTTAGTGAAGGGCGAACTGGCGTTGGCTATGAAAATGATCCCATGGATATCGGAAACCCGGTGCGCGATGTATCCACTCGAATGAATTATCAATCATTGGCGTGGAGTCGGGCGTTGACTGGTGGTGATGAACTCACTGTTCATGCTTACCACAATTACTACTATCAAAATGATACGCATATCTATGGGAAACTTTCGCAGGCGCTGAGTCATGAGCTGGGAACGCCAATGACCTCGGCAGATGTGGATATCATTTTTCCGGGAATCACGGATAAAAATATGATTGTTGGATACCTGGATGGTGAGGCAGAGCGCTACGACGTTGAGGCACAACGATTGTTACGGGCCAGTCAGGCATATGAGCTGGTGCTTGGAGCTGGGGTTAGGCAGGACAGTTATCGCAGTCAGTTAATGTTGACGAGTGACAAAACTATTTATGATCTGAGTGTTCGTTTGTTTGCCAATGTGAATTTGCATGTTGGCGATTCTATGCATGTCAATGTTGGTAACATGGTGGAGCATAACGATATTGTTGGTGCATTTTACTCCTCTCGCCTGGGGATGAATTATTCGTTAACGGATACCCGCGCTGTGCGCATGAGTTTTTCTCATAGTGAGCGTTCCCCGTCTCTGCTCGAAGCCAATGTGCTCCACAGTATAGTTCTTGAAGATGGTCAGGTTATTACTGTTAATCGCGTTGCTGCGGACGATGCCCGGACTGAAAAGCTCGGTACGATTGAAGTCGGGTTTGTGGAAAAATTTGAACGCTTAAATACAACGCTGGATGTCAAATTGTTCCGCGAACAGTTGCGCGATGCCATTTTTGATGCAACAGATCACGGTTATGCTGATCGTCCCGTCATTGTTGATAGTGGGGCGCTGAATAACAATAGTCCAAGTGGTGTGGCCGATGCGCCCGTAGATAACTTTCCGTTTGTATACCTTAATGGCGTAGATGCGAACCTGAATGGTGTGGAAGTGCAATTGCAGTATCGACCCCAGCGACATACCTTTGTTGGGTTGCAGTACAGTTATATCGATCCAGAAGCCACCCAGTTGCGTTTTATTAACTATCAGGGCGTGACTGCAAAAAATAAATTTCGTGATGTGAGTAATGGTGTCCCCTATCATACCTCCAGTTTGTTGGCCAGCTACCAGTTTCGCAATAAATGGGAACTGAGTGGTGGTGTGTATCGTATTACTGAAATGCGCTGGTTTGGGGATGGTGATCTTCTTCCCGCCTATCGTCGTATTGATGCCCGTTTAGGAAAAACGTTCAAAATAGATAATTTAAAAGCCAGGGTGGCGTTGGTTGTGCAAAACCTTGAGAAGGATTACGAGGAGTTTAGAGTGGAAAATAAATTTGGACAGCACGCGTATCTTCAGGGAAATTTTTCCTTTTAG
- a CDS encoding response regulator transcription factor produces the protein MKILVADDHGLVREGIKLTLGKLSREVEIIEATSGDEVLQQMQQNRDVDLLVLDLFMPQTDGFALLALLCKNFPDLLVVILSASEDVHHVRKAIDWGASGYIPKSASEGEMLAALEEVLQGGIYVPTQTYSSGVVTISHGAAKHDLHFTGRQKQVLGLLGEGRTNKEIANSLGLSEYTIKIHVTAILKLLGATNRTQAVIEAKRLGLLPISV, from the coding sequence TTGAAAATTTTGGTAGCTGATGACCATGGCTTGGTTCGGGAAGGCATTAAGCTTACCCTGGGGAAGTTGTCCCGCGAGGTCGAAATCATTGAGGCGACCAGTGGTGACGAAGTTTTACAGCAGATGCAACAAAACAGGGATGTGGACCTGCTGGTGCTGGATTTGTTCATGCCACAAACCGATGGATTTGCCTTGCTGGCGTTGCTTTGCAAAAACTTTCCTGACTTGCTGGTCGTGATTCTGTCGGCATCTGAAGATGTACATCATGTGCGCAAGGCAATCGATTGGGGCGCGTCGGGCTATATTCCAAAATCCGCATCCGAAGGCGAAATGCTGGCGGCGCTAGAGGAAGTGTTGCAGGGGGGCATTTATGTGCCCACGCAGACTTATTCCAGTGGTGTTGTCACAATTTCACACGGTGCAGCCAAGCATGATCTGCATTTTACCGGGCGACAAAAACAGGTGCTGGGCTTGTTGGGCGAAGGGCGAACCAACAAAGAAATCGCTAATTCTCTCGGTCTTTCAGAATACACCATCAAAATTCATGTCACCGCGATATTGAAATTGCTAGGTGCCACCAATCGAACCCAGGCTGTTATCGAAGCCAAACGGCTGGGGTTGTTACCCATCTCTGTGTAG
- a CDS encoding FecR domain-containing protein: MLSYKEIIRHTMILSIIALPINAFAEAGKAIFVLGKAHIESADGRSVEMKQGALFNSGDTIVTSERGQVQLRMADGTLIAVRPNSRFVIEKFQYDKNKQTDQSIYNLVKGGFRSITGKIGHDNKKSYGVTTVVGTIGIRGTDFSAYLCDTNCNGNQAGLYVGVMDGGITVSNNVGQVNLDPGEYGYVQDITTQPASLPAAPGDLLFASTGTGTDDTALADSSTTSMVVADSGLAVQQTLLQPEVLVASTGTYDLSSGTISDGLNNSGVLSSGSMNIDFIAATVSTSFSGSINNASSGFDWVASSTSGTLDIASGQFSGSLDGSVGITDFAFGGTAQEAAAGTFSGTLGTTTNTVGIATDASYSYNMTSSTASASGDANYTLASYTTQVK; encoded by the coding sequence ATGTTGTCCTACAAAGAGATTATTCGCCACACCATGATCCTGAGCATTATTGCTCTGCCCATTAACGCGTTTGCCGAAGCAGGCAAAGCCATTTTCGTGTTGGGCAAGGCGCACATTGAATCTGCAGATGGCCGCAGTGTGGAAATGAAACAGGGAGCCCTGTTCAACTCTGGCGACACCATTGTCACCAGCGAACGTGGTCAGGTGCAGCTACGCATGGCAGATGGAACCTTGATTGCTGTGCGTCCCAACAGTCGTTTTGTGATTGAAAAATTCCAGTACGACAAAAACAAACAAACCGATCAGAGCATTTACAACCTGGTGAAAGGCGGCTTCCGCTCCATCACCGGCAAGATCGGCCACGACAACAAAAAATCCTATGGCGTTACCACCGTGGTGGGCACCATTGGAATTCGTGGTACCGACTTTAGCGCTTACTTGTGCGACACCAACTGCAACGGCAACCAGGCCGGTCTGTATGTTGGCGTCATGGATGGCGGCATCACCGTCAGCAACAACGTAGGCCAGGTCAATCTGGATCCAGGTGAATACGGCTACGTGCAGGACATCACCACCCAGCCTGCATCACTGCCAGCCGCCCCTGGTGATTTGTTGTTTGCCAGCACCGGCACAGGTACTGACGACACCGCCCTTGCCGACAGCAGCACTACCTCAATGGTGGTCGCCGACAGTGGTCTGGCCGTACAGCAAACCTTGTTGCAGCCCGAAGTTCTGGTTGCCAGCACCGGTACGTACGACTTGAGCTCAGGCACCATTAGCGACGGCCTCAACAACAGCGGTGTGTTAAGCAGTGGTTCGATGAATATCGACTTTATCGCCGCCACGGTCAGCACGTCCTTCAGCGGCAGCATCAACAACGCTTCCAGTGGTTTCGATTGGGTAGCCAGTAGCACCAGCGGCACCTTGGACATCGCCAGCGGCCAGTTCTCTGGTTCGTTGGACGGCAGCGTCGGCATCACCGACTTCGCCTTTGGTGGAACGGCGCAGGAAGCTGCTGCTGGCACATTCAGCGGCACTCTCGGCACAACCACCAACACCGTAGGGATCGCTACCGACGCCAGTTACAGCTACAACATGACATCTAGCACTGCTAGTGCGTCAGGTGACGCTAACTACACGTTGGCTTCCTATACCACCCAGGTTAAGTAA
- a CDS encoding STAS domain-containing protein encodes MPVVSKLEGNNVTVTIRGRFDFNDHTSFREAYRDAPPSANYIVDMADTEYMDSSALGMLLLLREHAGGDDSRITISSCRPEIKKILTIANFQKLFNVK; translated from the coding sequence ATGCCTGTAGTAAGCAAGTTGGAGGGAAACAACGTAACGGTGACCATCCGTGGACGTTTTGACTTTAACGATCACACCTCATTCCGTGAGGCCTACCGCGATGCGCCACCCAGCGCAAATTACATCGTCGATATGGCGGATACCGAATATATGGACAGCTCTGCATTGGGCATGCTGTTGCTGTTGCGCGAACATGCGGGTGGTGATGATTCACGTATTACGATTTCTAGTTGCAGACCGGAAATAAAGAAAATACTGACGATTGCCAATTTCCAGAAATTATTTAACGTTAAATAA